A single genomic interval of Antechinus flavipes isolate AdamAnt ecotype Samford, QLD, Australia chromosome 1, AdamAnt_v2, whole genome shotgun sequence harbors:
- the ZNF75A gene encoding zinc finger protein 75A, giving the protein MMAIELMVAADLNPQIQALWEKEGPLEKNPKENSVENQESVLQSHKFAPESYRQRFRSFQYQESAGPQETLSQLRELCLQWLQPEIHTKEQILELLLLEQFMNILPEKTKTKVLKHSPMSIKEAVTLVEDLQTTLIRKNKGDRKKIPKLDDEVTIHEQEQEVHSERAATLEGASEALSFHLESTEPQRMGMVKEEELWSTHPRPQEPLSCDPEKELQPMQERALPAPQVPILSEERPTRDWEVASIFFTPESQSPVTFEDVAMYFSQEEWQLLGPIQKNLYKDVMQETYKNMISVALFLIPKPEMISCLEQEEEPCVTNSKESKEIPKDSNTETTDSSIYPNEVKATSENKKSKAVHHRVHAPSAVQTADSTVSTLKKTNGKVLQRAESKEVREKQRGEGKPQQNVGRWKKFASWKKSLRKLMEVHKKASTGEKPFKCHICGKSFKVSSDLIKHQRVHTEERPYKCQECDKRFRWSSDLNKHLMTHRGIKPHRCSWCGKSFSQNTNLLTHQRTHTGEKPFKCHECGKRFSQNSHLIKHQRTHTGEQPYACSMCGRNFSRRSSLLRHQKLHREKETVNVLTPKESSKWS; this is encoded by the exons ATGATGGCCATAGAGCTAATGGTGGCTGCAGATCTGAATCCCCAAATCCAGGCATTATGGGAGAAAGAAGGGCCTctagaaaaaaacccaaaagagaaTTCAGTAGAGAATCAGGAATCTGTCTTACAGAGCCATAAATTTGCTCCCGAGAGCTATCGACAGCGCTTTAGGAGCTTCCAGTACCAGGAGTCAGCTGGTCCCCAGGAGACCCTTAGCCAACTTAGGGAACTTTGCCTTCAGTGGTTGCAGCCAGAGATCCATACAAAGGAGCAAATCTTAGAGCTCTTGCTATTAGAGCAGTTCATGAATATTCTGCCTGAGAAGACAAAGACCAAGGTTCTAAAGCATTCCCCAATGAGCATCAAGGAGGCAGTGACATTGGTAGAAGATTTGCAGACTACacttataagaaaaaacaaaggagacagaaagaagattCCTAAATTGGATGATGAG GTTACAATCCATGAGCAGGAACAAGAAGTACACTCGGAGAGAGCAGCAACCTTGGAAGGCGCATCAGAGGCACTAAGCTTCCATTTGGAGTCAACAGAGCCCCAGCGTATGGGAATGGTCAAGGAAGAGGAATTGTGGAGTACCCACCCAAGACCACAGGAACCACTGAGCTGTGACCCTGAAAAAGAGCTCCAGCCTATGCAGGAGAGGG cTCTGCCTGCTCCCCAGGTTCCTATCCTTTCTGAAGAGAGACCTACCAGAGATTGGGAAGTGGCATCTATATTCTTCACACCCGAATCCCAG AGTCCTGTGACCTTTGAGGATGTGGCCATGTATTTCTCTCAAGAAGAATGGCAGTTATTGGGCCCCATTCAGAAGAACCTCTACAAGGATGTCATGCAAGAGACTTACAAGAATATGATTTCAGTAG CATTGTTTCTGATTCCCAAACCTGAAATGATATCCTGTTTGGAGCAAGAGGAAGAGCCATGTGTCACAAATTCTAAGGAAtccaaagagatcccaaaagatTCTAATACAG AAACGACTGATTCTTCTATTTATCCTAATGAAGTTAAGGCTACAAGTGAGAATAAAAAGTCTAAAGCAGTACATCATAGGGTACATGCTCCATCAGCAGTACAAACAGCAGATAGTACTGTATCTACATTAAAAAAGACTAATGGGAAAGTTCTTCAGAGGGCAGAGTCGAAAGAAGTTCGTGAAAAGCAGCGTGGGGAAGGAAAGCCACAACAAAATGTAGGAAGATGGAAGAAATTTGCTTCCTGGAAAAAAAGTCTACGAAAACTCATGGAGGTTCATAAGAAGGCCTCTACAGGAGAAAAACCTTTCAAATGTCATATATGTGGGAAAAGCTTCAAAGTTAGTTCTGACCTTATTAAACACCAGAGAGTCCACACAGAAGAAAGACCCTATAAATGTCAAGAATGTGATAAAAGGTTTCGATGGAGCTCAGATCTTAATAAACACTTGATGACACATAGAGGGATTAAGCCACATAGATGCTCCTGGTGTGGGAAAAGCTTCAGTCAAAACACAAACCTTCTTACTCACCAAAGAACACACACAGGAGAGAAACCCTTTAAGTGTCATGAATGTGGAAAAAGATTCAGTCAAAATTCCCATCTTATTAAACACCAAAGAACCCATACGGGTGAGCAACCCTATGCATGTAGCATGTGTGGGAGGAACTTTAGTAGGCGTTCAAGCCTTCTAAGACATCAGAAACTccatagagaaaaagaaacagtcaATGTCCTCACTCCGAAAGAAAGCTCCAAGTGGAGCTAA
- the TIGD7 gene encoding tigger transposable element-derived protein 7 — protein MNKRGKYTTLNLEEKMKVLSRIESGHSLKSVMDEFGISKSTFYDIKKNKKLILDFVLKQDMPLVGAEKRKRTTGAKYGDVDDAVYMWYQQKRSAGVPVRGVELQAAAERFAECFGRKDFKASTGWLFRFRNRHAIENRKVCGEQILNSVSENAEPFRQKLSLIIKQEKLCLAQVYNGDETDLFWKSMPENIQANKKDICMPGRKINKERLSALLCANADGTHKLKSVIIGKSKQPRSIKDDINALSVIYKYSKDFWFTRESFSEWFFQNFIPEVRDFQLNVLGLDEKDVKAVLLLDNSPAHPSAESLISNDGRIKCIFFPPNTTSLIQPMNQGVILSCKRLYRWKQLEESLVIFEESDEEQETGEKTVAKIKAYNIKNAVSNWAKSWDEVKQITIANAWENLLYKKEPEYNIQGLQDGGYREILEKYSDLETNLDDVRVWLTKGNEAHSPKMEDVTRQVTQEERVVEEQVEHHSTKFKLSSIRENLDCLLNFVDATPEFHRFYFTLKEMQQELIKKQTQRRARSKIVNFLKPGVRNIKDCFNLPSTSGSSN, from the coding sequence ATgaataagagaggaaaatacaCAACATtgaatttagaggaaaaaatgaaggtcTTGAGTAGAATTGAATCCGGGCACTCTCTTAAAAGTGTAATGGATGAATTTGGAATCAGTAAATCAACAttttatgacattaaaaaaaataagaaattgattTTGGACTTTGTGTTAAAGCAAGATATGCCATTAGTTggagcagagaaaagaaaaagaacaacaggTGCCAAATATGGTGATGTTGATGATGCAGTATACATGTGGTACCAACAAAAGCGATCAGCTGGTGTTCCTGTTAGAGGTGTGGAACTTCAGGCTGCTGCTGAGAGATTTGCAGAGTGTTTTGGTCGAAAAGACTTCAAAGCCAGCACTGGTTGGCTTTTCAGATTTCGAAATAGGCATGCAATAGAGAACCGAAAAGTATGTGGGGAACAAATTCTGAATTCAGTTTCAGAAAATGCTGAACCTTTTAGACAGAAGCTATCTTTGATCATCAAACAAGAGAAACTGTGTCTGGCGCAGGTGTACAATGGGGATGAAACCGATCTCTTTTGGAAATCAATGCCAGAAAATATTCAggcaaacaaaaaagatatatgTATGCCTGGACGGAAAATAAACAAAGAACGATTGTCAGCCCTTTTGTGTGCAAATGCAGATGGGACCCACAAGTTAAAGTCAGTTATTATTGGAAAATCAAAGCAGCCTAGGTCTATTAAGGATGATATAAATGCTTTATCAGTGATATACAAATACAGTAAGGATTTCTGGTTCACCAGAGAATCATTTTCAGAATGGTTCTTTCAAAACTTCATTCCTGAAGTTAGAGATTTTCAGCTTAATGTCCTGGGGTTGGATGAAAAGGATGTAAAAGCAGTGTTACTCTTAGATAATTCTCCAGCCCATCCTTCAGCTGAGTCTCTAATTAGTAATGATGGGAGAATCAAATGTATCTTCTTCCCCCCAAATACTACATCATTGATTCAGCCAATGAATCAGGGTGTGATCTTGAGCTGCAAACGACTTTATAGATGGAAGCAGCTTGAAGAGAGTCTAGTAATTTTTGAAGAGAGTGATGAAGAACAGGAAACAGGAGAAAAAACAGTTGCAAAAATCAAAGCTTATAACATAAAAAATGCAGTTTCTAACTGGGCAAAGAGTTGGGATGAagtaaaacaaataacaatagcaaATGCATGGGAAAATCTACTTTACAAAAAAGAACCAGAATATAACATTCAAGGCTTACAAGATGGTGGTTATAgagaaattcttgaaaaatacAGTGATCTGGAGACCAATTTAGACGATGTCCGGGTGTGGTTAACCAAAGGTAATGAAGCTCACTCCCCCAAAATGGAAGATGTTACTAGGCAAGTTACCCAGGAAGAAAGGGTTGTTGAAGAGCAGGTAGAACATCATTCAACAAAGTTTAAATTATCCAGCATTCGAGAGAATTTGGACTGTCTTCTTAACTTTGTTGATGCCACACCAGAGTTTCATAGATTCTATTTTACCCTGAAAGAGATGCAACAAGAACTAATCAAAAAACAAACCCAGAGAAGAGCCCGCTCTAAaattgttaactttttaaaaccaGGAGTTCGTAATATTAAAGATTGCTTTAATTTGCCTTCAACTTCTGGGTCCAGTAATTAA